The following are from one region of the Sphingomonas oryzagri genome:
- a CDS encoding ABC transporter ATP-binding protein — protein MAEPLIRIEGVCKRFGDFAAVDTVDLAIEEGEFFALLGPSGCGKTTLLRMLAGLEVPTEGRILIDGKDMEGVPPNKRPVNMVFQSYAVFPHMTVEQNVGYGLRIDGVPEKERRTRVHDALGLVKLDGLEKRKPDQLSGGQRQRVALARALVKRPRVLLLDEPLSALDAKLREAMRSELAIIQDKVGVTFVMVTHDQDEALAMATRCGVMNKGVLQQVATPSDLYEYPANRFVADFIGSVNLFEGRLVQDESSQALIEAEGARVWVDHGVTGATGGTVWAALRPEKIELHHREEGVPAPAPAGAPEGANILAGTVKHYSYLGSETVYEIETTGGRVVKVLRSNVRRYEDRGFDYDQPVWLSWSPQSPAVLLS, from the coding sequence TTGGCCGAGCCGCTGATCCGGATCGAGGGCGTCTGCAAGCGTTTCGGCGATTTCGCCGCGGTAGATACCGTGGACCTCGCCATCGAGGAGGGCGAGTTCTTCGCGCTGCTCGGCCCGTCGGGCTGCGGCAAGACGACTTTGCTGCGCATGTTGGCGGGGCTCGAGGTGCCGACCGAGGGCCGCATCCTGATCGACGGCAAGGACATGGAGGGCGTGCCGCCTAACAAGCGCCCGGTGAACATGGTATTCCAGTCCTACGCCGTCTTCCCGCACATGACGGTGGAGCAGAATGTCGGCTACGGCCTGCGTATCGATGGCGTGCCGGAGAAGGAACGGCGCACCCGCGTCCACGATGCGCTCGGGTTGGTGAAGCTCGATGGCCTCGAGAAGCGCAAGCCGGACCAGTTGTCCGGCGGCCAGCGCCAGCGCGTCGCGCTCGCCCGCGCGCTGGTGAAGCGGCCGCGCGTGCTGCTGCTCGACGAGCCGCTTTCCGCGCTCGATGCCAAGCTGCGGGAGGCGATGCGCTCCGAACTCGCGATCATTCAGGACAAGGTCGGCGTCACTTTTGTCATGGTCACGCACGATCAGGACGAGGCACTGGCGATGGCGACGCGTTGCGGCGTGATGAACAAGGGCGTGCTGCAGCAGGTGGCGACGCCGAGCGACCTCTACGAATATCCCGCCAACCGCTTCGTCGCGGACTTCATCGGCAGCGTGAACCTGTTCGAGGGGCGGCTGGTGCAGGACGAGAGCAGCCAGGCGCTGATCGAGGCCGAGGGCGCGCGCGTATGGGTCGATCACGGCGTGACCGGCGCGACCGGCGGCACGGTGTGGGCGGCGCTGCGGCCGGAAAAGATCGAACTGCATCATCGCGAGGAGGGCGTGCCCGCGCCTGCGCCCGCTGGCGCGCCTGAGGGGGCGAACATCCTCGCCGGCACGGTGAAGCATTATTCCTATCTCGGCAGCGAGACGGTCTACGAGATCGAGACGACGGGCGGCCGCGTGGTAAAGGTGCTGCGTTCCAACGTGCGGCGCTACGAGGATCGCGGCTTCGATTACGATCAGCCGGTGTGGCTGAGCTGGTCGCCCCAGTCGCCGGCGGTGCTGCTGTCATGA
- a CDS encoding aminotransferase, with translation MTRRNHDIAELKRLDVAHHLPAQSSYKLQRDIGGSRIIVHAEGSTIFDGDGNAILDGMAGLWCVDVGYGRAELAEVAREQMLELPFYNTFFRTATPPPIELATKLAGLLGGELQHIFFNSSGSESNDTVFRLVRTYWGIRGEPERKVFISRRNAYHGSTVAGASLGGMSYMHVQGDLPIPGVEHVMQPYVFGDGFEEDPADFCARAVKDIEDRILAVGPEKVAAFIGEPVQGAGGVIIPPDGYWKGVEALCRKYGILLVSDEVICGFGRLGEWFGFQHFGITPDIVSMAKGLSSGYLPISATAVSSQIVETLRSVDDDFVHGYTYSGHPVAAAVALRNVEILERERLVDRVRDDIGPYFAKALAKLAEHPLVGEARSLGFIGAVEIVAKKGTNRRFGGKEGLAGPIVRDACIRRGLMVRAVRDSLVMCPPYVMTHEEIDRMVSIIAAALDETSETLKALDMPVLEGAGEGL, from the coding sequence ATGACCCGCCGCAATCACGACATCGCCGAACTCAAGCGCCTCGACGTGGCGCACCACCTGCCCGCGCAGTCGAGCTACAAGCTCCAGCGCGACATCGGGGGCAGCCGCATCATCGTCCACGCCGAGGGATCGACCATCTTCGACGGCGACGGCAATGCGATCCTCGACGGCATGGCGGGCCTGTGGTGCGTGGATGTCGGCTACGGCCGCGCCGAGCTGGCCGAGGTGGCGCGCGAGCAGATGCTCGAACTGCCCTTCTACAACACCTTCTTTCGCACCGCGACGCCACCGCCGATCGAGCTGGCGACCAAGCTGGCCGGGCTGCTGGGTGGCGAGCTGCAGCACATCTTCTTCAACTCGTCCGGCTCGGAATCGAACGACACGGTGTTCCGGCTGGTCCGCACCTACTGGGGCATCAGGGGCGAGCCGGAGCGCAAGGTCTTCATCAGCCGCCGCAACGCCTATCACGGATCGACCGTGGCGGGCGCGAGCCTCGGCGGCATGAGCTACATGCACGTGCAGGGCGACCTGCCGATCCCCGGTGTCGAGCATGTCATGCAGCCTTATGTCTTCGGTGACGGCTTCGAAGAGGACCCGGCCGACTTCTGCGCCCGCGCCGTCAAGGATATCGAGGATCGCATCCTCGCCGTCGGCCCGGAGAAGGTCGCGGCGTTCATCGGCGAGCCGGTGCAGGGCGCGGGCGGCGTCATCATCCCACCGGACGGTTACTGGAAGGGCGTCGAGGCGCTGTGCCGCAAATATGGCATCCTGCTGGTGTCGGACGAGGTGATCTGCGGCTTCGGGCGGCTGGGCGAATGGTTCGGCTTCCAGCATTTCGGGATCACGCCGGATATCGTCAGCATGGCGAAGGGCTTGTCGTCGGGCTACCTGCCGATCTCCGCCACCGCCGTCTCGTCCCAGATCGTCGAGACGCTGCGATCGGTCGATGACGATTTCGTCCACGGCTACACCTATTCGGGCCACCCGGTCGCCGCCGCCGTAGCGCTGCGCAACGTCGAGATCCTCGAACGCGAGAGGCTGGTGGATCGCGTCCGCGACGATATCGGGCCGTATTTCGCCAAGGCGCTGGCCAAGCTCGCCGAGCATCCGCTGGTCGGCGAGGCGCGCTCGCTGGGCTTCATCGGCGCGGTCGAGATCGTGGCGAAGAAGGGCACCAACCGCCGCTTCGGTGGGAAGGAGGGGCTGGCCGGCCCGATCGTCCGCGATGCCTGCATCCGGCGCGGCCTGATGGTGCGCGCGGTGCGCGACAGCCTCGTCATGTGCCCGCCTTATGTGATGACGCATGAGGAGATCGACCGCATGGTGTCGATCATCGCGGCGGCGCTGGACGAGACGAGCGAGACGCTGAAGGCGCTGGACATGCCCGTGCTCGAAGGCGCGGGCGAGGGGCTGTGA
- a CDS encoding GFA family protein, translated as MTTMKVEGGCHCGMVRFEAYVDGPEVEVLDCDCDICRMTGYLHLIVPDSKFRLTEGQRDTATYRFGTGRARHIFCTQCGIKSFYRPRSHPEGISIHWHCLDEGHGLTAKVVKFDGVYPA; from the coding sequence ATGACGACGATGAAAGTGGAAGGCGGCTGCCATTGCGGCATGGTCCGCTTCGAGGCCTATGTCGACGGCCCCGAGGTCGAGGTGCTGGACTGCGATTGCGACATCTGCCGCATGACCGGCTACCTCCACCTGATCGTGCCGGACAGCAAGTTCAGGTTGACCGAGGGACAGCGGGATACGGCGACCTATCGCTTCGGCACCGGCCGGGCGCGGCACATCTTCTGCACCCAGTGCGGGATCAAGAGCTTCTACCGCCCGCGTTCGCACCCGGAAGGGATCAGCATCCACTGGCATTGTCTGGATGAAGGGCACGGCCTCACCGCGAAGGTGGTGAAGTTCGACGGGGTGTATCCGGCCTAG
- a CDS encoding ABC transporter permease → MPEAHEQNWKRAKGPFAAVFTAPALWLLFFFLVPLAIIWAYSFGHTVDLTEISIDGTFSNYARIADPVYIQVFVKSLWYAALTTFLCLVVGFPVALAITFASDRQKVWLLLLIMLPFWTNLLVRTYALMAVLRTEGFVNDMLGWVGLGPWPLLHNNFAVVFGLVYVNLPFLVLPLYSALDRLDKSLLEASLDLGAGHIRTIFEVVVPLALPGILSGLLITFIPALGSYLTPDLLGGPDSQMIANVIERQFKRANDWPFGSALSFILMYLTFFAIAAQGIVAKRRKGLEQ, encoded by the coding sequence ATGCCTGAGGCGCACGAGCAGAACTGGAAACGGGCGAAAGGCCCCTTCGCCGCGGTGTTTACCGCGCCGGCTCTGTGGCTGCTGTTCTTCTTCCTCGTGCCGCTGGCGATCATCTGGGCGTACAGCTTCGGCCACACCGTCGATCTCACCGAAATCTCGATCGACGGCACCTTCTCGAATTACGCGAGGATCGCCGACCCGGTCTATATCCAGGTATTCGTGAAGTCGCTCTGGTATGCGGCGCTCACCACTTTCCTTTGCCTCGTGGTCGGCTTCCCGGTGGCGCTCGCCATCACCTTCGCGTCGGATCGCCAGAAGGTGTGGCTGCTGCTGCTGATCATGCTGCCCTTCTGGACCAACCTGCTGGTCCGCACCTACGCGCTGATGGCGGTTCTGCGGACGGAGGGTTTCGTCAACGACATGCTCGGCTGGGTCGGGCTGGGGCCGTGGCCGCTGCTCCACAACAATTTCGCGGTGGTGTTCGGACTGGTCTACGTGAACCTGCCGTTCCTGGTGCTGCCGCTCTATTCGGCGCTGGACCGGCTGGACAAGTCGCTGCTGGAGGCGAGCCTCGATCTGGGCGCGGGCCACATCCGCACGATCTTCGAGGTGGTGGTGCCGCTGGCGCTGCCGGGTATCCTCTCGGGCCTGCTGATCACCTTCATCCCGGCGCTCGGCTCCTACCTGACGCCCGATCTGCTCGGCGGGCCGGACAGCCAGATGATCGCCAACGTCATCGAGCGCCAGTTCAAGCGCGCCAACGACTGGCCGTTCGGCTCCGCGCTCTCCTTCATCCTCATGTACCTCACCTTCTTCGCGATCGCCGCGCAGGGGATCGTGGCGAAGCGCCGGAAGGGGCTGGAGCAATGA
- a CDS encoding aminotransferase class III-fold pyridoxal phosphate-dependent enzyme codes for MTGIPNDLSAFWMPFTDNRGYKAEPRMFARAKGMHYWTPDGRQVLDATGGLWCVNAGHCREPITQAIAEAAGELDFAPTFQLAHPSVFRLATKLAEITPEGLDRIFFTNSGSESVDTALKIALAYQRSIGQGTRTRLIGRQRGYHGVNFGGVSVGGIVGNRRQFLSLPGVDHLTHTYNAEHQSFTRGQPEWGAHLADELEALVNLHGAETIAAVIVEPMSGSTGVLPPPRGYLEKLRAITRKHGILLIFDEVITGFGRVGAAFAAQAFGVTPDMITMAKGLTNGAVPMGAVACAEFIHDGIVNNAAPGIELAHGYTYSGHPLAAAAGLATLGVYADEDLFERGAALAEPWADAIHALRDLDVVQDIRTIGFVAGVELKAKPDAIGARGKAVFHRCFDDGLLVRATADTIALSPPLIASEADIGEIADKLRKAIVTAT; via the coding sequence ATGACCGGCATACCAAACGACCTCTCCGCCTTCTGGATGCCGTTCACCGACAATCGCGGCTACAAGGCCGAGCCGCGGATGTTCGCGCGCGCCAAGGGCATGCACTATTGGACTCCGGATGGGCGACAGGTGCTCGACGCCACCGGCGGCCTTTGGTGCGTCAATGCCGGCCATTGCCGCGAGCCGATCACGCAGGCGATCGCCGAGGCGGCCGGAGAGCTGGACTTCGCGCCCACCTTCCAGCTGGCGCATCCGAGCGTCTTCCGCCTCGCCACAAAGCTGGCCGAGATCACGCCCGAGGGGCTGGACCGGATCTTCTTCACCAACAGCGGATCGGAATCGGTCGATACCGCGCTCAAGATCGCGCTCGCCTACCAGCGGTCGATCGGGCAGGGAACGCGGACCCGGCTGATCGGACGTCAGCGCGGCTACCACGGCGTCAATTTCGGCGGCGTGTCGGTCGGCGGCATCGTCGGCAACCGGCGGCAGTTCCTTTCGCTGCCTGGTGTCGACCACCTGACCCACACCTACAATGCCGAGCACCAGTCCTTCACGCGCGGCCAGCCCGAATGGGGCGCGCACCTCGCCGACGAGCTGGAGGCGCTGGTCAACCTCCACGGTGCCGAGACGATCGCGGCGGTGATCGTCGAACCGATGTCGGGCTCCACCGGTGTGCTGCCACCGCCCAGGGGCTATCTGGAGAAGCTGCGCGCGATCACGCGGAAGCACGGCATCCTGCTGATCTTCGACGAGGTGATCACCGGCTTCGGCCGCGTCGGCGCGGCTTTCGCGGCGCAGGCTTTCGGGGTGACGCCCGACATGATCACGATGGCGAAGGGCCTCACCAACGGCGCGGTGCCGATGGGCGCGGTGGCCTGCGCCGAGTTCATCCACGACGGCATCGTGAATAATGCCGCTCCGGGGATCGAGCTGGCGCACGGTTACACCTATTCGGGCCACCCGCTCGCTGCCGCCGCGGGCCTTGCGACTTTGGGCGTCTATGCCGACGAGGACCTGTTCGAGCGTGGTGCGGCGCTGGCCGAGCCGTGGGCGGACGCGATCCATGCGCTCCGTGATCTCGATGTGGTGCAGGACATCCGCACGATCGGCTTCGTCGCGGGCGTCGAGCTGAAGGCGAAGCCCGATGCGATCGGCGCGCGTGGCAAGGCAGTGTTCCATCGCTGCTTCGACGACGGCCTGCTGGTCCGCGCCACCGCCGATACGATCGCGCTCTCGCCGCCGTTGATCGCCAGCGAGGCGGACATCGGCGAGATCGCCGACAAGCTGCGCAAGGCCATCGTCACCGCCACCTGA
- a CDS encoding ClpP family protease, translated as MTDSQTLAAERFRAPTILLSGGVDYMMYSNFRQQLDAAPAEGLIVVELTTLGGDPEVARMMGEDIRFHSEMEPARRFVFLGKAAIYSAGTTFMSFFARENRYLTRGTRLMIHERLLTKTLQISGPLTTCVATVKATLHEIEASIAIQNEGFENLVRGSQVTMDDVLQRAPENWYIEANEALELGLVQAVL; from the coding sequence ATGACCGACAGCCAGACCCTTGCCGCCGAGCGCTTCCGCGCGCCGACCATCCTGCTCTCCGGCGGGGTGGACTACATGATGTATTCCAACTTCCGCCAGCAGCTCGACGCCGCACCGGCGGAGGGCCTGATCGTCGTCGAGCTGACCACGCTCGGCGGCGATCCGGAGGTCGCGCGGATGATGGGCGAGGATATCCGCTTCCATTCGGAGATGGAGCCGGCGCGGCGTTTCGTGTTTCTCGGCAAGGCGGCGATCTATTCGGCAGGCACCACCTTCATGAGCTTCTTCGCGCGCGAGAACCGTTATCTCACGCGTGGCACCCGGCTGATGATCCACGAGCGGCTACTGACCAAGACGCTGCAAATCTCCGGCCCGCTGACCACCTGCGTGGCGACGGTGAAGGCGACGCTGCACGAGATCGAGGCGTCGATCGCGATCCAGAACGAGGGCTTCGAGAACCTCGTGCGCGGATCGCAGGTGACGATGGACGACGTTCTGCAAAGGGCGCCGGAAAACTGGTATATCGAGGCCAACGAGGCGCTGGAACTCGGGCTGGTGCAGGCCGTGCTCTAG
- a CDS encoding gamma-glutamyl-gamma-aminobutyrate hydrolase family protein codes for MTRPLIGISADTRPYGDETAQLVIERYMEAVIRNADVDAVLIPARPDLIDAKAVAGRLDGLLLTGSPSNVAPARYGDASEGNGPFDPGRDEMTARLIAAMIDRARPVLGICRGFQELNVAFGGTLARDLGDEGRSLKHHAPDGVPLAEMFGHEHDVILTPGGILASAFGRERLQVNSVHYQGVGRLGDGLSIEAEAPDGVIEAVSASPNGAPILAVQWHPEWQTDRDAASQGVFQIFGRALRGEPATSPEKVP; via the coding sequence ATGACCCGCCCGCTCATCGGCATCTCGGCGGACACGCGTCCCTATGGCGACGAGACTGCGCAGCTCGTCATCGAACGCTATATGGAGGCGGTGATCCGCAACGCCGATGTCGACGCGGTTCTGATCCCGGCGCGGCCCGACCTGATCGACGCCAAGGCGGTGGCGGGGCGTCTCGACGGATTGTTGCTGACCGGCAGCCCCTCCAACGTGGCGCCTGCGCGCTATGGGGATGCGAGCGAGGGGAACGGCCCGTTCGATCCCGGGCGCGACGAGATGACGGCGCGGCTGATCGCGGCGATGATCGATCGCGCGCGGCCGGTGCTCGGCATCTGCCGGGGCTTTCAGGAGCTGAACGTCGCGTTCGGCGGTACGCTGGCGCGCGATCTCGGGGACGAGGGGCGCTCGCTCAAGCATCACGCGCCGGATGGCGTGCCGCTCGCCGAGATGTTCGGGCACGAGCATGACGTGATCCTCACCCCCGGCGGCATCCTCGCCAGCGCCTTCGGGCGCGAGCGGCTGCAGGTGAACTCGGTGCATTATCAGGGCGTCGGCCGGCTGGGCGATGGCCTGTCGATCGAGGCCGAGGCGCCTGACGGGGTGATCGAGGCCGTCTCGGCCAGCCCTAACGGTGCGCCTATCCTCGCCGTCCAGTGGCATCCCGAATGGCAGACCGACAGGGATGCCGCATCGCAGGGTGTCTTCCAGATTTTCGGCCGGGCCTTGCGGGGCGAACCGGCCACTTCACCGGAGAAGGTCCCATGA
- a CDS encoding ABC transporter permease has protein sequence MSRKAAPLDYLSRWPLRLWLVLVAIFLYAPLFTLIAFSFNDSRRNIVWQGLTLDWYGAVFNDTDLLTAFGNSLTIAAISTVVSLILGAMVAVACWRFRFPLKPAFEGALALPIVVPEICMGVAMLVFFSRVMPWPDDLPWPFSLGAIIIAHISFSFPFVAVIVRARLASFNRELEEAAKDLGASEWRAFMDVLVPHMKPALIAGALLAFTLSLDDFVITFFTAGPDTVTFPVKVYSMVRFSVTPEVNAASTLLIVVTVLLTAIGLKMQGKDVGKMEGGQ, from the coding sequence ATGAGCAGGAAAGCCGCGCCCCTCGACTACCTTTCTCGCTGGCCGCTGCGCCTGTGGCTCGTGCTGGTCGCGATCTTCCTCTACGCGCCGCTGTTCACGCTGATCGCGTTCAGCTTCAACGACAGCCGCCGCAACATCGTCTGGCAGGGCCTCACGCTCGACTGGTACGGCGCGGTGTTCAACGACACCGACCTGCTCACCGCCTTCGGCAATTCGCTGACCATTGCGGCGATCTCGACCGTCGTCAGCCTGATCCTCGGCGCGATGGTGGCGGTGGCCTGCTGGCGCTTCCGCTTCCCGCTCAAGCCCGCCTTCGAGGGCGCGCTGGCGCTGCCGATCGTGGTGCCGGAAATCTGCATGGGCGTGGCCATGCTGGTGTTCTTCTCGCGCGTGATGCCGTGGCCGGACGATTTGCCCTGGCCGTTCAGCCTCGGCGCGATCATCATCGCGCACATCAGCTTCAGTTTCCCGTTCGTCGCGGTGATCGTCCGCGCGCGCCTCGCCTCGTTCAATCGCGAGCTGGAAGAGGCGGCGAAGGATCTCGGCGCCTCGGAATGGCGCGCCTTCATGGACGTGCTGGTGCCGCACATGAAGCCGGCGCTGATCGCGGGCGCGCTGCTCGCCTTCACGCTCAGCCTCGACGATTTCGTCATCACCTTCTTCACCGCCGGGCCGGACACGGTGACCTTCCCGGTGAAGGTCTATTCGATGGTGCGCTTCTCGGTGACGCCGGAGGTGAATGCGGCGTCCACATTGCTGATCGTGGTGACGGTGCTGCTGACCGCGATCGGCCTGAAGATGCAGGGCAAGGACGTGGGCAAGATGGAAGGGGGGCAGTGA
- a CDS encoding glutamine synthetase family protein has translation MADDFAEWIRDKGISEVECLVPDMNGVIRGKVWPAGKFVSSIKNDSLRMPSSIFSVTVTGQYAEEPGDEEAFSDRDVSLHPDVDTLCVAPGFKTPTAFVFADAHHKGAGPYETSPRYVLKKVLELYDEMGWKVFVAPELEFYLTQINTDPDLPLEPPAGRSGRAETSPQPYGLEAVTEYEDLIEDIYDYAEVASLHLDTMIHEAGTAQLEINFNHGDPIHLCDQVTLFKRIVRQVALKHGVYATFMAKPHENQPGSAMHQHISVVDAKTGKNLFGDSKGKEGLTKTFRHFVGGLQTLLPEVAPLFAPNVNSFRRMRPDHSAPINLQWGYDNRSCGLRVPITDIPNTRIENRVPGADSNPYLAIAASLVCGYIGVRDGIKPEAMVEGNAYRHARTLPRNLDEALFRFTQCKEVIEILGEDFVRAFIRIKSDELNAYEGVISSWERDHLLLKV, from the coding sequence ATGGCTGACGATTTCGCCGAGTGGATCAGGGACAAGGGCATCAGCGAGGTGGAATGCCTCGTGCCTGACATGAACGGCGTCATCCGCGGCAAGGTGTGGCCGGCGGGGAAGTTCGTGTCCTCGATCAAGAATGACAGCCTCAGGATGCCGTCCAGCATCTTCTCCGTTACCGTCACCGGCCAATATGCCGAGGAACCGGGCGACGAGGAGGCCTTCTCCGATCGCGATGTCTCGCTGCATCCCGATGTCGATACTTTGTGCGTGGCACCGGGCTTCAAGACACCCACGGCGTTCGTGTTCGCCGACGCGCACCACAAGGGTGCCGGGCCGTACGAGACATCGCCGCGTTACGTGCTCAAGAAGGTGCTCGAGCTCTACGACGAGATGGGCTGGAAGGTCTTCGTCGCGCCCGAACTCGAATTCTACCTCACCCAGATCAACACCGATCCGGATCTGCCGCTGGAGCCGCCCGCCGGCCGCTCGGGCCGTGCGGAGACCTCGCCGCAGCCCTACGGCCTCGAAGCGGTCACCGAATATGAGGATCTGATCGAGGACATCTACGATTATGCCGAGGTGGCCTCGCTCCACCTCGACACGATGATCCACGAGGCGGGCACCGCCCAGCTCGAGATCAACTTCAACCACGGCGATCCCATCCACCTGTGCGACCAGGTGACCCTGTTCAAGCGCATCGTCCGGCAGGTGGCGCTGAAGCACGGCGTCTATGCCACCTTCATGGCCAAGCCGCACGAGAACCAGCCCGGTTCGGCGATGCACCAGCACATCTCCGTCGTGGATGCCAAGACGGGCAAGAACCTGTTCGGCGACAGCAAGGGCAAGGAGGGGCTGACCAAGACCTTCCGCCACTTCGTCGGCGGCCTGCAGACCCTGCTGCCCGAGGTGGCGCCTTTGTTCGCGCCCAACGTCAACAGCTTCCGCCGGATGCGGCCCGATCACTCGGCGCCGATCAACCTGCAATGGGGCTATGACAACCGCTCCTGCGGCCTGCGCGTGCCGATCACCGACATTCCCAACACCCGCATCGAGAATCGCGTGCCGGGCGCCGATTCCAACCCCTATCTGGCGATCGCGGCCTCCCTGGTGTGCGGTTACATCGGCGTGCGCGACGGCATCAAGCCGGAGGCGATGGTGGAGGGCAACGCCTATCGCCACGCCCGTACTCTGCCGCGCAATCTGGACGAGGCCTTGTTCCGCTTCACCCAGTGCAAGGAGGTGATCGAGATCCTCGGCGAGGATTTCGTCCGCGCCTTCATCCGCATCAAGTCCGACGAGCTGAACGCCTATGAGGGCGTGATCAGCTCGTGGGAGCGGGATCATCTATTGCTGAAGGTGTGA
- a CDS encoding aldo/keto reductase, with amino-acid sequence MRYNRLGQTGLFVSELCLGTMTFGGGNEGIWSNIGDLQVDEASELLKASVDAGINFIDTANVYGQGRSETITGEAIRKLGLKRDDYVLATKFLGETGPGPNGRGASRFHIMQAVEDSLERLGLDHIDLYQIHGFDPATPMEETLRAMDELVGAGMVRYIGVSNWAAWQIAKALGISERLGLTRFASLQAYYTIAGRDLEREIVPMLTSEDVGLMVWSPLAGGLLSGKYSRDDEKNGNGRRAAFDFPPVDKDRGYAVIDAMRPIAEAKGVTVAQIALAWLLHQPAVTSAIIGAKRRDQLDDNIASTKVTLSETELRTLAEVSALPSEYPGWMLERQGEFRRNLLAQSRRS; translated from the coding sequence ATGCGCTACAATCGGCTAGGCCAGACCGGCCTGTTCGTCTCCGAACTGTGCCTCGGCACCATGACCTTCGGCGGCGGCAACGAAGGCATATGGAGCAATATCGGCGATCTGCAGGTCGACGAGGCGAGCGAGCTGCTCAAGGCGTCGGTGGACGCGGGCATCAACTTCATCGACACCGCCAACGTGTACGGGCAGGGCCGCTCCGAGACGATCACCGGCGAGGCGATCCGCAAGCTCGGCCTGAAGCGGGACGACTATGTGCTCGCCACCAAGTTCCTCGGCGAGACCGGCCCCGGCCCCAACGGACGCGGCGCCTCGCGCTTCCACATCATGCAGGCGGTGGAGGACAGCCTTGAGCGGCTCGGGCTCGATCATATCGATCTCTACCAGATCCACGGCTTCGATCCCGCGACGCCGATGGAAGAGACTCTGCGCGCGATGGACGAACTCGTCGGTGCCGGCATGGTCCGCTACATCGGCGTGTCCAACTGGGCGGCATGGCAGATCGCCAAGGCGCTCGGCATCTCCGAGCGGCTGGGCCTCACCCGCTTCGCCAGCCTGCAGGCCTATTACACCATCGCCGGCCGCGATCTGGAGCGCGAGATCGTGCCGATGCTGACGTCGGAGGATGTCGGCCTGATGGTGTGGAGTCCGCTCGCCGGCGGGCTGCTCTCGGGCAAATACAGCCGCGACGACGAGAAGAACGGGAACGGCCGCCGCGCGGCATTCGACTTCCCGCCGGTCGACAAGGATCGCGGCTATGCGGTGATCGACGCGATGCGCCCGATCGCCGAGGCGAAGGGCGTGACGGTCGCGCAGATCGCGCTCGCCTGGCTGCTCCACCAGCCGGCCGTCACCAGCGCGATCATCGGCGCCAAGCGCCGGGACCAGCTCGATGACAATATCGCCTCCACCAAGGTGACGCTGAGCGAGACCGAACTGAGGACGCTCGCCGAAGTCAGCGCGCTGCCGAGCGAATATCCCGGCTGGATGCTGGAGCGGCAGGGCGAGTTCCGGCGCAACCTGCTGGCGCAATCGCGGCGAAGCTGA